TGAACTCTCACACCCTTACCTGCAGAATCCCTTCTCAAGAACACACGTATCGTCTGACTGTGTGTCTCTGCCTCGTGTGAATCATCCGAATCGACCACCACATCCGCTTTATTTAGATCTATCGGCTCTCGACGTATGGTTCCAACAGTTCGCTGCATCTCGGGATAATCCCCATGGTCTCGAGGTACACCAGGTGGTCTGGAAGGTCCAGCTTCAAACTCATCGTGGGTGCGGATTCCAAGGGTGGTACGGTTGGATGTGAGTGTTTGTTGAGGAGTTGTCTCACTATCCGAGGAAGTCACTAGGTAGATCGGTGTAGGAGAACGAAGTAGAGCAGCTATCTCGTCATCAGTGTCAAACTTGAGGAGTGGGGCCACCCGAACTAGCTCGGGCGGCACATACGGAGCATGGTCATCTCGTGGTAAGAAATCGGCAATTCCTCCTCCAGCTTGGATGTAGTCTCCTGGTAATGTGTATGGTCCATAAGGAGCTTCCCCATAGCGGTAATACTGATTACTAACCGCGGCTACGAAACCTGGAAAATCTACATACAGGTCGTACTCCTCACCATAATGGTATAAGTAGTCTGAGGCAATGGAGGTCGCCCAACCCTTCCAGTCGGATGGAAGTAGAGTCGACAGTCGAATAATGCCATCATACGAGGAGATCCCATACATGCAAGCTGCCAACCAGTGCTCGTGGAAGTGGGCAAGAAATTCCCCCAATGTGTCTCTCCAGCACATGCCATAGTGAAGGTACTCCCGACGGATCTCATCATGTGTCGCTCTAGCACTAACTCTCTTCCTCGCGGTACGTAGGGTACGAGCCATCCTGCCCAATATAACCTTTACAACTTAGCTTAACATAATACTCATAAAAACTAACTCCTAATAAATCTCCCAAATCATGAAATAGATCACTCAAATAACACATACTTGAATAATTAGACATTATCTTACTTACAAAATCATAACAAGTTTGAAATGAACAATAATCCAAAACAATCTCATAATTCATGTAATAAAATTCATATCCATTCTGAACTGAAACATCACTCCAAGAATTTCATAAATAGCATCATCCATCATTTCATTTATCAGTAACTCAAACTCTTTAAATCACATCATAATTTTTACCAAAaggaagaaaataatttaaactcATACCTGATTAAGCTGGATGAGATGGTGTGCGCGCTGAGCAGTCATCATTAATATTCTAGTAGTCTAGAGATACaatctagactaaactcaaaataaattaggctcagagcaaagagcctgctctgataccactttgtcgcAGCCCGGCCTAGGAGAAAGATAGCtaaaccaagtatcgtacgactaggGTGGAGAACGAGAGATGGAAAGTAATTGAAAGGAAACTaagataataaataattaactcACATATATAACCACCAACCTTTAACAAAAGAAGTTTAAACCAAATACATATCATAACCAAGATTTATCAGGCTCATATACAGGTTAAGGCTTTCAAACATTCTACAACACGTCAAAAGTGATAAGAGAAATAAAGTGTTGCAGCGGAGTACATCATTGGAcgttatgtatgaagacataacATCCTGAGCCTATTACTATTTACATAACAAAAGCTCCAGCTCAGCACACTTCTATCTTCATCCAaacttaacctgcacatttagaaagatatgtagggctgagtaccacaagcactcagtgaacatatgccgaaaaCATTTAAAACTCTGCATGATAatgctatatattgaacttgccacttTAAGCAATACACAAGGGATTTTCTGAAGCAACCTGTGTTTGCTAAACTGTTTTTACATAGTATTTGAAAGtgtctgcgcagactaagttctcataTAAGTATGTACCATATCTACTAGTCTCAATAAACAcgttgagaagtaggcctccttcccAAACGTAACGACAAGCTAACTCAAGGTTAACCGTCActctgtgtacacaaatcctgactcgctcaggacccgaattcgttcTTCTATGTAGGTGGTATCATACAAATCTTAAACATTGGCAAGTCaacaatttgaaaataaatgcatacacttaaactttatatatataagtatgcATCTTTGTTTCTTGAgttagtaagcccacctgatatgTTTCTCTTACTTCGTACTCTAGTGTCGGGCTCGTTCCTAGCCGGAACCTTTAAATAGATAAAGATTTTTTTGTAAGAAAAATAAGtaaggaaaaaaatatatatatatatatataatatataatatataacaaCAATAACTCATACTTGCTATTCACCTACTACCCTAACATTTCCTCACATCACATCATCAACACAATAACATCACTCAGTCCTCTTAACTcaataagaaaaagaataagCTCATAGATATTTGTCAATTCTCAATGAATAGATACATATTTAGTTTAAAAAACTAACTTTAtcaatctcctcaatctctttAAAAAGAAACCTCAATGAGCTAAAATTAAACTCAATCAATGCTACTAATCTCAACTATATGCATAAAAATAACAACTTTATCACCTCCCTACTGTTTATACAACAGAGCTTTACAAAAGAATTGGATAGTAGGGCTGTTCTAAcctcaataattaataaaatcacATTATAGTATACATATCTCCATCAAACAATAGCATATAAACCTTCTCAAGTCAAAGCCCTAATTTCCCCTACTCTAACAAAATCAATCTCACAACCATATAGTGCAAACTCAtaatatactcatatataaCATAATTCCAGCTCAagaacacatatataaactcattTATTCAAGAACATAACCAGAATTTTCGAACTCAAACCTAGGGTTTACACTAACTTGAGAAAAATCCAAAATCAACTAACAATTACTGACCACCACAATCATGCTTAGGAATCATCagaaacataatatatatcaatattgAAGTCATATTTCAACTCTAGAATAAAatccccaaattttcgaaaaacccTAGAatccaaaatataattttcttcATGCTATACTTGTAGGAAAACAGAGAATCGAAGAAATTCACCTTTATAATACAAGGTATTGCAGCTACTACTTGAATTCTCTGCAAAATTAAACTTGGAAGAGGAAAAAGGGTGGTTCTCTTCTTGGGGAAGAAAATCGGCAGTGTAGGTGTAGAGCAAGGGAATGAGATTTCTAAATTCTAATACCTATATTTAGCTATGCTCTTTTTTTGGAAGTTGTGCATTAAAAACAAATCTTATAAAAACTCATTTGATCCAATTGAATTAAAAACCCAATTGGTGGCCACTAAAACTCGGCCCATTTGGAAACCAAGCAAgatattaacatatatatataatcttaattTAGTAGATAATATAAAAACATCAATTTATAACTAAAAGAAATTCTTCTAGAAAtacacttaaataaatattttccaaTCACAAAATTGAATGAAGCTATCTATCAACAATTATTCAtcttcaagaaaataaaattaaatactctcATATTATTCACACTATTGATTTAGTAATAAATCTTAATTACTAAACCAATAAACTCATTAGTAaataatactcaaataattaaatagcatCTCAAGCAATTTAATTCctttaacaaaaatataaatactaataaaaatattatataaatatacggggtattacagagaatttccgtctcaatgtcattatgagcaaggccaactatactcttaatgagttgttgaatgctctagttacggcggagggagtcatgggcagtaggaaagaggttcttgtcgttgccaagggatctgcttcttcgtcgaaaggcgggaaaaagaagtggaaaggttcaaagggcaagaatgacaacgaagctagtgggagaggcaaagccaaagtggacggccctaccggcggcgtgaagaagccaacggcaaagggaaagtgcttcaagtgtggcaagactgggcattggaagaaagattgtccgatgctcaaggcaaagggactaggtacgtcacaagttctagtaactgagacatgtttagcttcgttttctactcattcatgggtagtggatacgggggcaactgatcatgtttgttacaccttgcagggcttcaagccgacaaggcagTTGGAAAGTgacgagatcaccatctccatgggcaatgcgtcgaaggtcgcagctgttgctattggagacttatctttatgttttggtgatgacattttagtattgacagatattttatatgtgccggattttcggcggaacataatttctgtttcaaaattgtttttggatggatattctgttacttttgctagaggtgtctctatcatgaaaaaaaacatgactatttgttctggaattttgaataactctctctatactattacatgtccaattaaaaattctgtccatgttgcatctacatcacaaatctgtcctaatccgaataagaggaaatattattctcatgaacaatatacgcatgcatggcacctaaggttaggccacatcaatctaaacaggatccaaaggctcgtttcaaatggaatcttgaaagactttcaagctgttccatttagaacctgcgaatcctgtatagaaggaaagatgacggcaaggccttttaaggctaaggggaatagggcctcgcatgtgttagaattgattcactctgacttgtgtggaccgatgtccacaaaggctcgtggagggtatgagtattttgtcactttcattgacgattactcaagatatgggtacatttacctacttcaacgcaagtctgaatgctttgagaaatttaaagaattcaaggcggaagtggataagagattgggtaaatctatcaagtcattgcggtctgatcgcggtggcgaatacctcggaaatgAATTcctgcaatacttgtcagattctgggattacatcccaaatTGACTGCACCTGgcactccccaacagaatggtgtagcggagagaagaaatagaactcttttggaaatggtgcgatcgatgatgagttatgcatcgttgcctatttcattttggggatatgccttggaaacagtgTTATTGAGGAGTGTAGAAATGCGGACAGAGTAACGATGTGAATGTAggaaccgaggcaagagttggactctttctccgtaagacaaaattgccccgcacagtacacacggttcgatggcaaatgtccccaagatacaacggtttgaatgagtacgagaccttgtactaggaactcgaacttccggcgaactacagaatactcgggacttgagtatgaactagaagATAGAATGAACgaattaattatctgaattaatTGTTGGTGTCtttaatctcattctgcagggctgtatttataggagtagGAAGGGTGCGATGAAGAGGTCACCGAGCCACATGGTCCACGTCACACGAGCCACCGTTTCagttgtcaaaactaaaggctcctcaaagCTCCTCGCGACGACGTCGCGAACGAGCTAAGTGcaaagtgcgcctacaaagcgcccattgcgacaagtgcgacgtgcacgtgcacgtgctcggcctcggcctcggaaggtgcttcgcaccttcctcgtaggaatttgagttttagccttaaaagACTAAGTCAAAAACCCATTTGGGTGCACCATAAGGTCCACCATAGAggagcacacttgattgttcctttatggtggagagcactttataaatagctttcaacttctttatttctccaatgtgggatgacactccacatttccatcttcaatggctatctttgggcattaattactcattcaattcttaatagatttgaacaagtaaatataccaaattaatctactcaaaatgtagattccaaatataccatttaattccattaattacaaagtaattatggactaataaagccatttattccaacaaacAGCGGCTTACATGCTGAAtctagtaccgtccaaatcTGTACCTAAGACTCCCATTGAACTATGGTCAGGGCGAAAACCTAGCCTGAGTCATGTgaggatatggggttgtcctgcatacgtgcttgacAAAGAGGCAAAGAAGTTGGATcctagatgcgaagtaatgctgtttgtaggatatccaaaAGAAatgaaaggtggttatttttataatcctaaggatcagaaagtggttgttagcaccaacgcacgatacttggaacaggattatatagataaacacaagtcaaAGTTCGAGATTTTCCTtaaagaaatcgaaggcaatggacaggcgattccatcaccccagccaagtgtgcaagtgaatgcaccacatgatactgcacaaaccattgtcacagctgtaccaccaccgcttcgtcgtagtgggagggttgtaatacaacccgatcgatttatgttcttgggagagacttcggatcttctccctgttgatgaacaaaaggatatcaaccctgataactttagacaagtGATGAAAGAtatagatgcagattcttggtacgacgccatggtttctgaaatagaatccatgactgctatggatgtatacgagaaaactgaactgcCAGATGGCtctttagctataggtagtaggtgggtatacaagagaaagagagattcggatggcgaagtcgcagcttttaaagctagactggtggcgaaaggatatacccaggaacagggtatagattatgatgaaaccttttcgccggttgccatgcttaaatctattcgaatactccttgccataccagcccacatgaaccttgaggtttggcaaatggatatcaaaaccgcttttctaaacgatttccttgaagaaggaagggacatctatatgcagcaaaccgaagggtttgtgaaaaagggcgaagagcatcttgtatggaagctgaagaagtccatttatggacttaagcaagcttcgaggtcatggaacaagcgttttgacgaggttattaaatcctatggatttactcgttgtgaaaacgaaagttgcgtaTACCGTTTAGATGACAATGGCgatgtggttttccttgcactttatgtagatgatatcctcctcattggcaacaatgttgagctattatcagacataacgaagtggttatccgaacagtttcaaatgaaggacttaggagatgcagcgtacatcctggggatcaaggttgttcgtgatcgccagaaaaggatgttgagcttgtctcaagcgtcctacattgatactgtgattgctcgttttagcatacaaactgccaagaaaggcttgctacctttcagacatggcattcctctgtctaaggacatgtgtcctaagacgcctagtgaggtcgaggaaatgaggaaggtaccatatgcttccgctgtaggtagcctcatgtatgcaatgctttacacgagacctgatatttgctatgtcgttggcatggttgctaGATAtaagtcgaaccctggaccaggacactggactgcgataaagcatattctcaagtacctgaaaaggactcgggattataggctagtttaccaatcagacagtctaactcctttgggttataccgattcggatttccaggctgaccgggatgagaagagatctacctctggatatgtgtttaccttgggaggtggagccatatcatggcggagtgcaaagcagaaatgtattgcagattccaccatggaagccgaatatgtagctgcttctgaagctgctaaagaggttgTATGGTTCCAGAattacctcttggatctaggaatggtacctaatttgcctaagagtatcataatttattgtgataattcgggtgcagtggcaaattctaaggaacctaGGAGCCACAAGGcaaccaaacacatagagagaaagtacaacatcatacgagaaatcgtaagcagaggagatgtgctagttgagaagatcaatacattggagaacttagctgaccctttcacgaagagcttgccgcaaaaagcctacgagaagcatgctcgagggatgggattgcggttgatgccacccacttagagaaaactttcagtataagtgggagaaaaCTTTCTCCAATGTATTGATCTTAGTGGAGGAGGAAGATCGTCGGAAATCGAGAGGATAAGTGAAAAAACACGAAgtgaaaatgaagaagatgaatagtgAAAGAATTTGAACCGCCTAAGTATAACgtacgcgggtaaccaccaaatagcgggatgaacgacacgtggcacCGAGGAAACAATCGACGGTCAAGGATTTCTACGGAGAGATGaaaagacgcaaaggttaaaaagtaatcTCGAGATGCGGAAAAGTGCACTGTAAAagggcgggcatttaatgcCGATGACGTCAGCCACGCGGGCGAACACTCTGACTAGTTACTCTGCCCCAGAGcaaactagtcagaccagaggggggagtagctgatgaggagtaatatatgtagAGCAGAGGAACGGGCGTCACCAGAGAAATgacactcgccagagaaatggctctcgccagagaaatgacgctcgccagagaaatggttctCGTCAGAGGGACGGCtctcaccagagaagtcactagaAGAACAGAAAGGCGATTTGCCCATGCgccaaagcagaggaatcgcccgtCTGTGAGAAAATTTACCACTATGCCCCCGACCACGCGGAGAGCATGTTTTTAGAagcgaaattactattttacccctagcatgtaatctataaatacccatgcattCGTGTTTTGAAACACACGCTCTCACTACTTTTGAATACAACAGCAACTGCACTTGTGTTTTCAGTAATTCAACTATTCTCTCTCACTTTTCCCGatcaaacactaggtataattcatgatttaataataattcacCGATTAAACCTTCACCCGTTCATTCACGATTCACCGGAGACACAGACATATCTGaatgtaaaacaaaataaacatgtaagaacatgaagcacataattcgtaacaaaaatattgtaaccttttgataaaacaatattaatgaaacctccaattgtccaaggaatctcacgagtaagccacgatcgtgtggacgtttacacatgaatcCCTCAActagactatttacctagtcgtttaatttcaatccatgtcaacttaaccttttgacaaaggaaattaatagttggaccttaactagaccatatcatattcaagaagggactccgatggggagttatacattgtacttgaaatgatatctaagcagcgaccacaatttaaccttgacatttaaattctcgaaattggcatactcactaggaccataccaCTTTCAATataacctcttggttatcttatttaaaatccatcctctaaagtacttatgaaaatctacgagtaagccacgatcgtgtggacgtttaccgcataactcccactacttaaatggatttaaatacttttaatagaaatctcaacttaacaaacttgtgaaatcaaacatgaagtaagccacgatcgtgtggacgtttactcatattctcaatcactttgtcttgagaccgcatgtggaggtctaaaataatttttaaacaccataaaaattattaaaacagcttagtctttttatttcaaaaggtttgatcatgctcaacacataatcctaaacatgctcttctagaacgcaacacgtaaaacatgctcacagaattctaaaaaaaaaaacatgcttaagaaaacgataaacctagcatgcttgtctaagcgcagttaataaacacatattaacaagcaaagacaaaaacagtatgcaaagagcataaaggattaacaccacgacatgtaaagaacataataaaataaataaagttctccgtgacccattcgtggaatcctaaaactaatctattacatttaaaacagaaaagaaaagctcaaaaacGTAAAACTCGGCCCAAGCAGCTCcgtcaggcccgtctttgataaactagggtttggaacccctAGGGTTAGCTTCTAGATACGTGCGCTACTTCCTCCGCAACCTTGGCAAAAGCAGATCAGCACCAGCttctggccagagcagagaccgcTCAAAGCCAGAGCATAGTTCACTGGCAGAGCAGAGgtcgcagccagagcagagctcgcagccagagcagagctaactgccagagcaaagctcaaaggcagagcagagctcactgccagagcagagctccaaggcagagcagagctcactgcCAAAGCAGAGCTCcaaggcagagcagagctaactgccagagcagagctcaaagGCAGACCAGAGCTAACTGCCAGAGCAAAACTCAAAGGCAGACCAGAGCTCACAGCCAAAACAGAGCTCGAAGGTAGAGCAGAGCTCagaggcagagcagagctaactgccAGCGCAGAATCCGATCATCCGCCAGAGCGGAGCTCCATCATCCCGCCAGAGCAGACTCGATCATCCCGCCAGAGCAGACTCGATCATCCCGCCAGAGCAGACTCCGATCATCCGCCAGAGCAGACTCCGACCAGAATAGAATGCAGTGCAGACGGAAATCTGTTTATCAACTCCAAAACCTGTTCTTCGTTCAAGGTTTGAACGTCGTCGTTTGTGTCTCGTTTGACCCAGAATTACAGATTACATccgaaaaacaattacaacaattaaaattctaatctaaccacggattttctcatggtggaaaaatgattacaacgtcgAAACAACGtaccccacgaatcaacagaccacgaagaacagcagcagcaaaaacaaaaacaacgcatattattaatcgtacgcGAATTAACTGACAGAGCCAAGAAAAACAAtccaggctctgataccaattgaaggattaTAGCCCCAAcgagatcgtttcttggatatcttatttcgccatacaacgattaattcctgacatgctcctatgaatttaaacGCTGCATATAGGAGTTAAaattacttacttgagaattgtatgcagaggctgtcgatgattGAGTTGaatgactccagctctgaccttctgaactgtatcccgctcagctttcaccgttggatggacaacgagctgtgaaagttcCTAAGAGAGAATCGGCCTTCTCAAGTTTGCGCCTCCCGTGCTGCTCTCTAAAAAACCCTGAAAGCGTGtgtatttttcctgagagcggacagctgtatttaaagacaaaatacAGTCCTTGGGGCGCCAGAACTGTGATGGGCGAATTCTCCAGCTAGGGCAtgggagactttgggccaatccagggaccagatacaaggaataaagatgggcctcaaatgaattaatttctatgatcagcccagatcataattaattcataagtattaattcattccactagagaatcaatactgacttacccctttattgtcggtgatgagtcgggacttgtatttagacttattaaatccccgtatttaaaatatctgacatccattaattaattagagctctgacagcttaaattaattaatctctttgtaatccttaagtagtaccactcaaactttattattgcgtctgaacttaatcaacctgcagggtttaacgtaataaaccttattgatctccttaaggggatgtcattatcctataccggatacgggtactaatacagataatcaaatatcatatattgaccgctatcacccaagatacagagtactcaagttactatataactctcacccatagtaaatcaaagtgatatacgaatcaagatatatatttgaaatcttattagtattaagattctattaagtcaccgagatcttgattcttcacttatgtcagagagaataatacatctcactgtgatcctatcaatacgttatgacgtaccagtatagacaagtagtcaagacaaactccttccatatatactgcagcctaaaccaatgactcgtcctagagtcatctcggctgtgatcattttatatctcttaaggttattccaattatatggtcttctgtgatctacaacacaccatataatctacttatatagagataaggaacatacatatgcaatcatgaacacaatcagataggagattaaatagtgaacataggaatcattgtatacaagccactacaagaaaaatgccAATAGACAACGGACAAAACCCATTGTCTATTAGAAAATCAACTGTTGTAAATGAGAGTATTGTCAATTggagggcggtcatagacaacggttttctgaccgttgtctattctctaatAGACAACGGTCGGAAACCAgttgtctattctctgatagacaacgttcaaaaaaccgttgtctattctaaTATAG
The genomic region above belongs to Salvia miltiorrhiza cultivar Shanhuang (shh) chromosome 5, IMPLAD_Smil_shh, whole genome shotgun sequence and contains:
- the LOC131025913 gene encoding uncharacterized protein LOC131025913 gives rise to the protein MARTLRTARKRVSARATHDEIRREYLHYGMCWRDTLGEFLAHFHEHWLAACMYGISSYDGIIRLSTLLPSDWKGWATSIASDYLYHYGEEYDLYVDFPGFVAAVSNQYYRYGEAPYGPYTLPGDYIQAGGGIADFLPRDDHAPYVPPELVRVAPLLKFDTDDEIAALLRSPTPIYLVTSSDSETTPQQTLTSNRTTLGIRTHDEFEAGPSRPPGVPRDHGDYPEMQRTVGTIRREPIDLNKADVVVDSDDSHEAETHSQTIRVFLRRDSAGKGVRVHEVPRHEGETESEPSESSAA